In Numidum massiliense, a single genomic region encodes these proteins:
- a CDS encoding LysR family transcriptional regulator, with the protein MELRQLQYFLEVAKRQHFTQTAKELFVAQSALSRQIAQLEKELGAALFERDGRNVRLTRVGKLFLKRVENVFAELEHGKRDIRAYLDPELGEVRVGFPHSLAIRLIPKLIAKFRRTHPRTRFELRQGPAVDMIECVERGDLDLALVSPTPQSVPSLLTRKLFTEELLAIVPAEHRLAKKKSIHLRELADETFIMFQSGYTLRAITWEACRKAGFTPKIAFQGEETDSIRGLVAAGLGVSLLPEIALIDSGPSLQPVPVRVFEPKITREFCIISLRQRELPPAAKLFQDFLLKNFKEIDKD; encoded by the coding sequence ATGGAACTGAGGCAGCTTCAGTATTTTCTGGAAGTCGCCAAGCGGCAACATTTTACGCAAACGGCAAAAGAGCTGTTCGTTGCACAGTCAGCGTTAAGTCGGCAAATTGCCCAGTTAGAAAAAGAACTCGGCGCCGCGCTGTTCGAGCGGGATGGGCGCAACGTCCGTTTAACCCGCGTCGGCAAACTGTTTCTGAAGCGCGTAGAAAATGTGTTCGCCGAGTTAGAGCACGGCAAACGCGACATTCGCGCCTACCTCGATCCGGAATTGGGTGAAGTGCGCGTCGGTTTCCCCCACAGTTTGGCAATTCGCCTTATCCCGAAGCTCATCGCCAAGTTCCGCCGTACGCACCCGCGAACGCGCTTTGAACTGCGCCAAGGGCCGGCGGTGGATATGATCGAATGTGTCGAGCGCGGCGACCTCGATCTCGCACTCGTTTCGCCGACGCCGCAAAGCGTGCCTTCGCTCCTTACCCGCAAGCTGTTTACGGAAGAGCTACTAGCGATCGTTCCAGCCGAACACCGCCTAGCCAAAAAAAAGTCGATTCACTTACGCGAGCTTGCCGATGAGACGTTTATTATGTTCCAGTCAGGGTACACGTTGCGCGCCATTACGTGGGAGGCGTGCCGCAAAGCGGGGTTTACCCCGAAAATAGCGTTTCAAGGTGAAGAGACAGATTCGATTCGCGGCTTAGTGGCTGCGGGACTCGGGGTCAGTTTGTTACCGGAAATTGCCCTTATCGACAGTGGACCTTCTTTGCAGCCCGTGCCCGTACGCGTCTTCGAACCGAAAATTACGCGCGAGTTTTGCATCATTTCGTTGCGACAGCGCGAGTTGCCGCCCGCGGCAAAACTGTTCCAAGACTTTCTCCTCAAAAATTTTAAGGAAATTGATAAAGATTGA
- a CDS encoding 2-oxoacid:acceptor oxidoreductase subunit alpha encodes MLQQLSWMVGGQQGEGIDPTGSILAKALNRQGYYIYGYRHFSSRIKGGHSNYKVRISTAPLLANADALDMIVAFDQETIDLNAHELRPGGLVIGDSKFKPSVTRDDVQLIDIPLTKIAEELGTRIMKNMVAIGATTAIIGVDPDIFTEMITAQFARKGDKIVSANLEAIKRGRELALEQLNPELNMALAPADGTSRLLMMGNDAVSLGALAAGCRVMPAYPITPASDIMEHLVKQLPDHGGVVLQTEDEIAAAITAIGASYAGARAMTATSGPGLSLMMEAIGLSGMTETPLVIIDTQRGGPSTGLPTKNEQSDVNAALYGTHGEIPRIVLAPSTAEECFYDTVRAFNYADEYQVPVILLTDLALSLALQTVEQLDYCKVTIERGKLLSDEEVAQLTDDNGYFHRYADTEDGISPRAIPGQKGGTHYVTGVEHNDIGRPVESADNRQKMMNKRMRKLEGVELPDSVVVEETDDADWLIVGFGSTMGTIAEARAQLSAAGIQASQAQIRVLSPFPTVPVKELVERYKRVLVVESNATGQLAAQIKQRVGATDHIFSLVKYDGVPFFPLEISEHVKELNASGNSERLSYLREA; translated from the coding sequence ATGTTACAGCAACTGTCTTGGATGGTTGGCGGGCAGCAGGGGGAAGGTATAGATCCAACCGGTTCGATCCTTGCGAAAGCTCTCAACCGACAAGGCTACTACATTTACGGATACCGTCACTTCTCTTCGCGCATTAAAGGCGGGCACAGCAATTACAAGGTAAGAATTAGTACGGCCCCACTGTTAGCGAATGCGGACGCACTGGACATGATCGTCGCCTTTGACCAAGAGACGATCGATTTGAACGCCCACGAACTAAGGCCGGGCGGTCTCGTGATCGGTGACAGTAAGTTTAAGCCGTCTGTCACGAGGGACGACGTACAACTGATCGATATCCCCCTAACGAAAATCGCCGAGGAACTAGGCACTCGCATCATGAAGAACATGGTCGCGATCGGTGCCACTACGGCGATTATTGGCGTTGATCCCGATATCTTCACTGAGATGATCACCGCACAATTTGCCCGCAAAGGCGACAAAATCGTCAGTGCCAATTTGGAAGCGATTAAACGAGGAAGAGAACTGGCGCTCGAACAGTTGAACCCAGAGCTAAACATGGCGCTCGCGCCTGCCGACGGTACATCGCGCCTCTTAATGATGGGGAACGACGCCGTTTCGCTCGGGGCACTCGCCGCCGGCTGCCGCGTGATGCCCGCGTACCCAATTACACCCGCCTCCGATATTATGGAACACTTAGTGAAGCAACTGCCCGACCACGGCGGTGTCGTCCTCCAAACAGAAGACGAAATTGCTGCCGCCATTACGGCGATCGGTGCTTCGTACGCCGGTGCCCGCGCGATGACGGCGACTTCCGGCCCTGGTCTGTCACTTATGATGGAGGCGATCGGCCTTTCCGGCATGACCGAAACGCCACTCGTCATTATCGATACGCAACGCGGTGGTCCGAGTACTGGATTGCCGACGAAAAATGAACAAAGCGACGTCAATGCCGCACTTTACGGGACGCACGGTGAAATTCCGCGCATCGTACTTGCACCGAGCACGGCAGAAGAATGCTTCTACGATACGGTTCGCGCTTTTAACTACGCGGACGAATACCAAGTCCCGGTTATTTTACTCACTGATCTCGCGCTTTCACTGGCGCTACAAACAGTCGAACAACTTGATTACTGTAAAGTGACGATTGAACGAGGAAAGTTGCTCTCTGACGAAGAAGTGGCTCAGCTGACAGACGACAACGGTTACTTCCACCGCTACGCCGACACGGAAGACGGCATTTCGCCACGCGCGATCCCCGGGCAAAAAGGCGGCACGCACTACGTCACTGGCGTGGAACACAACGACATCGGACGTCCTGTCGAGAGCGCTGACAACCGACAAAAAATGATGAACAAGCGGATGCGTAAATTAGAAGGCGTCGAACTTCCCGACAGTGTCGTTGTAGAGGAAACGGATGACGCCGATTGGCTCATCGTCGGTTTCGGTTCGACGATGGGAACGATAGCCGAAGCGCGGGCGCAACTGTCGGCAGCTGGCATTCAAGCGAGCCAAGCGCAAATTCGCGTGCTCTCGCCGTTCCCGACGGTTCCAGTTAAAGAGCTAGTTGAACGCTACAAACGCGTGCTCGTCGTCGAAAGTAACGCGACTGGCCAATTAGCGGCACAAATTAAACAGCGAGTCGGCGCAACCGATCACATCTTCAGTCTCGTCAAATACGATGGCGTCCCGTTCTTCCCGTTAGAAATTAGCGAACACGTGAAGGAGTTGAATGCAAGTGGCAACAGTGAAAGACTTTCGTACCTCCGTGAAGCCTAA
- a CDS encoding 2-oxoacid:ferredoxin oxidoreductase subunit beta, with translation MATVKDFRTSVKPNWCPGCGDFSVLAALQRAAANLGLEPEQMAIVSGIGCSGRISGYMKAYGFHGVHGRSLLAAQGIKLANRDLTVIAAGGDGDGFAIGMSHTIHAIRRNVNITYIVMDNQIYGLTKGQTSPRSAQGFQTKSTPAGSLEAEIEPLQLALSSGVTFLAQAFSGHTKELTEIIANGIEHNGFSMINVFSPCVTYNKINTYDYFRENIVRLSEDDAYDPTDKAAAMQKVLATNGLCTGIIYQEERPSYTDLLPNATEAPIAEQDLTLGEDTFNDLLAEYA, from the coding sequence GTGGCAACAGTGAAAGACTTTCGTACCTCCGTGAAGCCTAATTGGTGCCCTGGCTGCGGCGACTTCTCGGTTCTTGCAGCGCTACAGCGTGCGGCAGCAAACCTCGGGTTGGAACCAGAACAGATGGCGATCGTTTCCGGCATCGGCTGTTCAGGGAGAATATCCGGTTACATGAAAGCGTACGGCTTCCACGGCGTACACGGGCGCTCCCTGCTCGCAGCACAGGGGATTAAGTTAGCGAACCGCGATCTGACCGTGATCGCCGCCGGCGGCGACGGCGACGGCTTTGCAATCGGCATGAGCCACACGATTCACGCGATACGCCGCAACGTCAATATCACGTACATCGTCATGGACAACCAAATTTACGGTTTGACCAAAGGACAAACATCACCGCGTAGCGCACAAGGCTTTCAAACGAAAAGCACGCCAGCAGGTTCTTTGGAGGCGGAAATCGAGCCCCTACAGTTGGCCTTATCGTCTGGTGTTACCTTTTTAGCGCAAGCGTTTTCCGGCCATACGAAAGAACTGACGGAAATTATCGCTAATGGTATCGAGCACAACGGCTTTTCGATGATCAACGTGTTTAGTCCGTGTGTCACGTACAACAAAATTAACACGTACGACTATTTCCGGGAAAACATCGTCCGTTTATCAGAAGATGACGCGTACGATCCGACGGACAAAGCGGCCGCGATGCAAAAAGTGCTGGCGACGAACGGACTGTGCACAGGTATTATTTATCAGGAGGAGCGGCCGTCGTACACCGATCTGCTCCCAAATGCAACGGAAGCGCCGATCGCCGAGCAAGACCTAACGCTTGGCGAAGACACGTTTAACGACCTGCTCGCCGAATACGCGTAA
- a CDS encoding globin domain-containing protein, producing the protein MSEQSASVYELIGGAKTLEALVNGLYDRIAKHPDLIPIFPEDLTETRKKQYMFLTQFFGGPRLYAETYGPPMMRARHLKFPITPKRAAAWLSCMSGAMDDVGLSGDIRAFMYARLTQVAGHMVNTD; encoded by the coding sequence ATGAGTGAACAATCCGCGTCCGTGTACGAACTCATCGGGGGTGCAAAGACGCTCGAGGCTTTAGTCAACGGCCTTTACGACCGCATCGCCAAACATCCGGATCTCATCCCAATATTCCCGGAAGACTTGACCGAAACGCGTAAAAAACAGTACATGTTTCTCACACAGTTTTTTGGCGGTCCGCGGCTGTACGCAGAAACGTACGGACCCCCGATGATGCGCGCACGCCACCTAAAGTTCCCGATCACTCCGAAAAGAGCGGCCGCATGGCTTTCTTGCATGTCTGGGGCGATGGATGACGTCGGTTTGAGCGGCGACATACGTGCCTTCATGTATGCGCGCTTGACGCAAGTCGCTGGGCACATGGTTAACACAGACTAA
- a CDS encoding type II CAAX endopeptidase family protein: MFERNKSLLLVSACTLLFFLLYSGFVDNSYFSIGHSKFPAVSEEEAIERVIDFSADNLDLGLDKDYLSAELFINHESEHFLAANDDAKMNDEHFDLPPISMWKVSYSTYVGDSEDDKKIMTADYFVDLDTGKIIGFFNPDLVTDAHDFGLSGLDTAEAWLADQGLTERLSYVRDEQTDKGIAIHHFLSNEPLVGDRALLYKVFTYNGNFTGYYPKLDVPEPYTVSLTEKNLTFLLNAGSTLLYMTLIFVLGLIMLVLKATEQRLSFTFPLLIGLSVVVLSILFMTNLIGVIEGLLSGAIVFFALVTVYEKRDRLWNRIPARINRIREQVLQGYLLAIVLFLPSFIFYTVGNHLFDIWSSSEDTFLMLKDAKWLWLTPFLIGITAAISEEIMYRKFGEFVVRRVWNNQLFIALTTSFIWAIAHLGYNVHPWYLRVIELTFFVGPVLYFVYKKYGLLVSMIAHYLFNCLIGSLTLMSFSRDYASTLLLLLVPLLLCFIPAKRDTPAAYPATPLDGGSI; the protein is encoded by the coding sequence ATGTTTGAGAGAAATAAAAGTTTACTGTTAGTATCTGCCTGTACGTTACTCTTCTTTCTCCTTTACAGCGGGTTCGTCGACAACTCCTATTTCTCTATCGGCCATTCGAAATTTCCGGCGGTAAGTGAAGAGGAAGCGATCGAGCGCGTCATCGATTTTTCTGCGGACAACCTCGACCTCGGTCTCGACAAAGACTATTTGTCCGCGGAGTTATTTATCAATCATGAATCCGAGCATTTTCTTGCGGCGAACGACGACGCAAAAATGAACGATGAACATTTTGATTTGCCGCCGATTTCGATGTGGAAGGTGTCCTACAGCACGTATGTCGGTGACAGCGAAGACGACAAAAAAATTATGACTGCCGATTACTTTGTCGATCTCGACACGGGGAAAATCATTGGCTTCTTTAACCCTGACCTGGTGACAGACGCTCATGATTTCGGCCTTTCCGGGTTAGACACGGCTGAGGCATGGCTCGCCGATCAAGGATTGACAGAGAGGCTATCGTATGTGCGCGACGAGCAAACGGACAAAGGAATCGCGATTCACCATTTCCTTTCCAACGAGCCGCTCGTCGGCGACAGGGCGCTGCTTTATAAGGTTTTTACTTATAACGGCAATTTTACTGGCTATTATCCAAAACTCGACGTCCCTGAACCGTACACTGTTTCGCTAACGGAAAAAAACTTGACGTTTTTGCTTAACGCAGGCTCTACGCTGCTGTATATGACGCTTATTTTCGTATTAGGACTCATTATGCTTGTCCTTAAGGCTACGGAACAACGGTTGTCATTTACCTTTCCACTGCTCATCGGCTTAAGTGTCGTCGTGCTCAGCATCTTGTTTATGACGAACTTGATCGGGGTGATCGAAGGACTTTTGAGTGGCGCCATCGTCTTCTTCGCGTTGGTCACTGTATACGAAAAACGCGACCGGTTGTGGAATCGCATCCCGGCACGCATCAACCGTATACGGGAACAAGTATTGCAAGGGTACCTCCTCGCCATTGTCTTATTTTTGCCCTCGTTCATTTTTTATACGGTCGGCAATCACCTATTTGACATTTGGAGCAGTAGCGAAGACACCTTTTTAATGCTGAAAGATGCGAAGTGGCTGTGGCTGACACCGTTTCTCATCGGCATTACGGCAGCTATTTCGGAAGAGATTATGTACCGTAAATTCGGCGAGTTCGTCGTGCGCCGCGTGTGGAATAACCAACTGTTTATCGCCTTGACCACGTCGTTCATTTGGGCGATCGCCCATTTAGGGTACAACGTGCACCCGTGGTACTTGCGCGTTATTGAATTAACGTTTTTTGTCGGACCGGTTTTGTACTTTGTGTACAAAAAGTACGGCTTACTCGTGTCGATGATCGCGCACTATTTGTTCAACTGTTTGATCGGTAGTCTCACGTTAATGTCGTTTTCGCGAGACTACGCGTCCACGTTATTGTTGTTACTCGTGCCGTTGTTACTATGCTTCATTCCTGCTAAGCGGGACACCCCCGCTGCTTACCCGGCGACACCACTGGACGGCGGAAGTATTTAA
- a CDS encoding MBL fold metallo-hydrolase, with product MDWLIFLGTGDSMGVPRTYCDCDVCQEARSTCKNARLRSSVMLQTEEGERLLIDCGPDWRAQMERFSERIISRTLLTHPHHDHIGGLPDLADVARWTERKIDVYAPEWVLKVVRRQYPWTSKSLRYIPFDEYLVVAGWRIKGWTVDHGRNGESTAYRFERDGRSWVYCPDSIHMSEAQWQPMKGVDLLVLGTSFWHEQADVHKRSIYDVQEALSLIEAVSPRKVWLTHLSHGIDVVYRQSQLPDGVHFAADGTIVRV from the coding sequence ATGGACTGGCTCATTTTTTTAGGGACGGGAGATTCTATGGGGGTACCGCGTACTTACTGTGACTGCGACGTGTGCCAGGAGGCGCGGTCGACGTGCAAAAACGCGCGTTTACGTAGTTCGGTCATGTTGCAAACGGAGGAAGGCGAGCGGCTCCTCATCGACTGCGGGCCGGACTGGCGCGCGCAAATGGAACGGTTTAGTGAGCGGATCATTTCTCGGACGTTACTCACACATCCGCATCACGATCATATCGGAGGCCTCCCCGACTTGGCTGATGTGGCGCGATGGACGGAGCGCAAAATCGACGTCTACGCGCCGGAGTGGGTGTTAAAAGTCGTTCGGCGACAGTATCCGTGGACGAGTAAAAGCTTGCGTTACATTCCGTTCGATGAGTACCTTGTCGTTGCTGGCTGGCGTATCAAAGGGTGGACAGTCGATCACGGGCGTAACGGAGAGTCGACGGCGTACCGCTTTGAACGAGATGGTCGCAGCTGGGTGTATTGCCCCGATTCGATCCATATGAGCGAAGCGCAATGGCAGCCGATGAAAGGTGTCGACTTGCTCGTGCTCGGGACGAGCTTCTGGCACGAACAAGCCGACGTACACAAGCGCTCCATTTACGACGTGCAAGAAGCGCTATCCCTAATTGAGGCAGTCAGTCCGAGGAAGGTGTGGCTCACACACTTATCGCACGGCATTGATGTCGTCTACAGGCAGAGCCAATTACCCGACGGCGTACACTTCGCCGCCGACGGCACCATCGTGCGCGTCTAA
- a CDS encoding DUF5665 domain-containing protein yields the protein MNQLKKAPREKPHLTVITRDVKTELEDVGAQLSRLEKLIHAYNLRDILMSVTNTRRLLWRNFIAGVARGLGLTVGTTVVLALFFLILREFISLPVIGDYIRGFMEMIRSFGGNRYGY from the coding sequence GTGAATCAACTAAAGAAAGCGCCACGAGAAAAACCCCACTTAACAGTAATCACACGCGATGTGAAGACTGAGCTCGAAGATGTGGGGGCACAGCTATCCCGCCTCGAAAAACTTATTCACGCCTACAATTTACGCGATATCCTCATGTCGGTAACGAATACGCGCCGTTTGCTGTGGCGAAATTTCATCGCCGGTGTAGCGCGCGGTTTAGGGCTCACCGTCGGCACGACCGTCGTTTTAGCACTCTTTTTTTTAATTCTTAGGGAGTTCATTTCCCTCCCCGTAATAGGCGATTACATTCGCGGTTTCATGGAAATGATCCGCTCGTTCGGCGGCAACAGGTATGGATATTGA
- the pflA gene encoding pyruvate formate-lyase-activating protein — MKARIHSVESCGTVDGPGIRFVIFLQGCSLRCHYCHNPDTWNVRGGHVVDAGELIKEMEGYLPYMKASSGGVTLSGGEPLLQPDFVLDFFRRCKQLGVHTALDTNGFAQPKNIADILQVTDLVLLDIKHIDEAKHRELTAQTNRHTLAFARQLDELGVPVWIRHVLVPDYTTDEADLARLGEFIGSLSNVQKVEVLPYHKMGEYKWKELGLENVLVDTMPPSEEQVARAYELLTAHLTETSTAS; from the coding sequence GTGAAGGCAAGAATTCATTCCGTTGAATCGTGTGGGACAGTAGATGGCCCCGGCATTCGTTTCGTTATCTTTTTACAAGGGTGTTCGTTGCGCTGTCATTACTGCCACAACCCGGACACGTGGAACGTACGTGGCGGCCACGTCGTTGATGCAGGAGAACTCATTAAAGAAATGGAAGGTTATTTGCCGTACATGAAGGCGTCGAGCGGCGGTGTGACGTTGAGCGGGGGCGAACCGCTCTTACAGCCCGATTTCGTATTGGACTTCTTCCGTCGCTGTAAGCAGCTCGGCGTGCACACCGCGCTCGATACGAACGGGTTTGCCCAGCCGAAAAACATTGCTGACATTTTGCAGGTGACCGACCTCGTCTTGCTCGACATTAAGCACATCGACGAGGCGAAGCATCGCGAACTAACCGCGCAGACGAATCGCCATACACTCGCTTTCGCGCGGCAGCTGGACGAATTAGGAGTCCCGGTATGGATCAGACACGTGCTCGTGCCGGATTATACGACTGATGAGGCCGATCTTGCCCGGCTGGGTGAGTTCATCGGGAGCTTGAGTAACGTGCAGAAGGTCGAGGTACTTCCTTATCACAAAATGGGTGAGTACAAGTGGAAGGAACTCGGCCTAGAGAACGTATTGGTCGACACGATGCCACCTTCGGAAGAACAGGTCGCTCGCGCGTACGAATTGCTAACGGCTCACCTAACCGAAACATCGACCGCATCGTAA
- the pflB gene encoding formate C-acetyltransferase: MGNKLAERSLKTAWEGFKLGEWTESIDVRDFIQQNVTPYTGDEQFLAPATENTNKLWEKVMELMKQERENGGVLDADTKTVSTITSHAPGYIEKDREKIVGLQTDAPLKRAIMPFGGIRIVKNSAEAYGYELDPEVEKIFTEYRKTHNDGVFDAYTPEMRKARSAGIITGLPDGYGRGRIIGDYRRVALYGIDFLIEQKQADLKVLETDVISEDVIRDREEIAEQIKALNELKQMAASYGFDISKPAANAREAVQWLYFAYLGAIKEQNGAAMSLGRTSTFLDIYIERDLAAGRMTEAEAQELIDHFVMKLRLVKFLRTPEYDELFTGDPTWVTESIGGMSLDGRTLVTKNSFRFLHTLDNLGPAPEPNLTVLWSTRLPENFKRYCANMSIKTSSIQYESDDLMRVDYGDDYGIACCVSVMRIGKQMQFFGARANLAKALIYAINGGVDEKSKKQVGPAYRPITADVLDYDEVMEKYDKMLDWLAKLYMNTLNVIHYMHDKYCYERLEMALHDREILRTMACGIAGLSVVADSLSAIKYAKVKVLRDEDGIATDFEIEGDYPKYGNNDDRVDSIAVWLVKTFMNKLRKHPAYRNAWPTQSVLTITSNVVYGKKTGSTPDGRKAGEPFAPGANPMHGRDQKGALASLNSVAKIPYCDCQDGISNTFSIVPNALGREDESRVDNLVAMLDGYFVQKAHHLNVNVFNRETLLDAMEHPEEYPQLTIRVSGYAVNFIKLTREQQIEVLNRTFHESM, translated from the coding sequence ATGGGCAACAAATTGGCCGAACGGTCGCTTAAGACCGCATGGGAAGGATTTAAACTAGGGGAATGGACAGAATCGATCGACGTTCGCGATTTTATCCAGCAGAACGTGACACCGTACACGGGTGACGAACAATTCCTCGCTCCGGCAACGGAAAACACGAACAAGCTATGGGAAAAAGTTATGGAACTGATGAAACAGGAACGCGAAAACGGCGGAGTGCTCGATGCCGATACGAAGACGGTATCGACGATTACATCCCACGCTCCCGGATATATTGAGAAAGACCGTGAAAAAATCGTCGGTTTACAAACAGATGCACCACTTAAACGGGCAATCATGCCGTTTGGCGGCATCCGTATCGTCAAAAATTCGGCCGAAGCTTACGGTTATGAGCTCGATCCGGAAGTAGAGAAAATTTTTACTGAATATCGAAAAACGCACAACGACGGTGTGTTTGACGCGTATACGCCGGAAATGAGAAAGGCGCGTTCAGCGGGAATTATTACCGGGCTACCTGACGGCTACGGTAGGGGCAGAATCATTGGCGACTACCGCCGCGTCGCACTATACGGTATCGACTTTTTGATCGAGCAGAAACAAGCCGATTTGAAAGTTTTAGAAACAGACGTCATAAGCGAAGATGTCATTCGCGACCGCGAAGAGATTGCAGAGCAAATTAAAGCACTGAACGAATTGAAGCAGATGGCCGCTTCTTACGGGTTCGATATTTCTAAGCCGGCGGCAAATGCGCGCGAAGCGGTGCAATGGCTCTATTTCGCCTACCTCGGTGCGATTAAAGAGCAAAATGGGGCAGCGATGAGTCTCGGACGCACGTCGACTTTCCTTGACATTTACATCGAAAGAGATTTAGCTGCAGGCCGCATGACCGAAGCTGAAGCGCAAGAGCTCATTGACCACTTTGTGATGAAACTACGGTTGGTGAAGTTTTTACGTACACCGGAATACGACGAATTGTTCACTGGCGACCCGACGTGGGTGACGGAGTCGATCGGCGGCATGTCTCTCGACGGACGGACGCTCGTTACGAAGAACTCGTTCCGCTTCCTGCACACCCTCGACAACCTCGGCCCAGCGCCAGAACCGAACTTGACGGTCCTCTGGTCGACGCGCCTGCCGGAAAACTTTAAACGTTACTGTGCGAACATGTCGATTAAGACGAGTTCGATTCAGTATGAAAGTGACGACCTCATGCGCGTCGATTACGGCGACGACTACGGGATCGCTTGCTGTGTATCAGTCATGCGCATCGGGAAACAAATGCAGTTTTTCGGAGCGCGCGCGAACTTGGCGAAGGCACTTATTTACGCCATTAACGGCGGTGTCGACGAAAAGTCGAAGAAGCAAGTTGGACCGGCGTATCGGCCGATTACTGCCGATGTTCTCGATTACGACGAGGTCATGGAAAAGTATGACAAGATGCTCGACTGGCTCGCAAAGCTGTACATGAATACGTTGAACGTCATTCATTACATGCACGATAAGTATTGCTATGAGCGACTGGAAATGGCGCTGCACGACCGCGAAATTTTGCGTACGATGGCATGCGGCATCGCCGGCCTGTCTGTCGTCGCGGACTCGCTAAGTGCGATTAAATATGCGAAGGTAAAAGTGCTTCGCGACGAAGATGGGATCGCGACTGACTTTGAAATCGAAGGCGATTATCCGAAATACGGGAATAACGACGACCGGGTCGACAGTATCGCTGTCTGGCTCGTGAAGACGTTCATGAATAAATTGCGCAAACATCCGGCATATCGCAACGCATGGCCGACGCAATCCGTATTGACGATCACGTCGAACGTCGTGTACGGTAAGAAAACCGGTAGTACGCCCGACGGGCGCAAAGCGGGCGAACCATTCGCGCCGGGGGCAAACCCGATGCACGGCCGCGACCAAAAAGGGGCGCTCGCTTCGCTGAACTCGGTGGCAAAAATCCCGTACTGCGACTGCCAAGACGGTATTTCCAATACGTTCTCGATCGTGCCGAATGCACTTGGGCGAGAAGACGAGTCTCGCGTCGATAATCTCGTCGCTATGCTGGACGGTTACTTTGTACAAAAGGCGCACCACCTAAACGTGAACGTCTTTAACCGCGAAACGCTGCTCGACGCGATGGAACATCCGGAAGAGTATCCGCAATTGACGATTCGCGTGTCCGGTTATGCGGTGAACTTTATTAAACTGACGCGCGAACAACAAATAGAAGTGCTCAACCGCACCTTCCACGAAAGCATGTAA
- a CDS encoding acylphosphatase produces MIRSHLLVHGHVQGVGFRYFTLQQAQSLEITGWVKNNVDGTVEIEAQGESEQLKRFIERVKKGSPFSKVQHVQVRTTDQLKNYRSFRLKY; encoded by the coding sequence ATGATCCGTTCGCACTTGCTCGTTCACGGACACGTCCAAGGTGTCGGCTTCCGTTACTTCACGTTGCAACAAGCCCAGTCCCTGGAGATTACCGGTTGGGTTAAAAACAATGTCGACGGCACGGTTGAAATCGAAGCGCAAGGAGAGTCAGAACAGTTAAAGCGCTTTATTGAGCGTGTGAAAAAAGGCAGCCCTTTTTCCAAAGTGCAGCACGTCCAAGTCCGTACGACAGATCAGCTCAAAAACTACCGGTCCTTTCGCCTCAAATATTGA